The following proteins come from a genomic window of Chryseobacterium glaciei:
- a CDS encoding DNA polymerase III subunit alpha, producing the protein MFINCHSYHSLRYGTISIEELVQQGVESGTKVLALTDINTITGIYDFYKLCKKNEIKPVVGVEVRVENEFYYICLAKNRNSISEVNRILTNYNCDGIEIPKTNPKLIDTYVIYPLGNLPEVLFENEFIGVKPEELNLLIKPELKKLIGKMVVLQSVTFQTKREYNLHKILRAVDNNTLLTKLSVNDCCGENEKFISISDLSKKYKHYPEIIENTKRILNDCEVEFDFSTPKNKKYYTDSKENDFKLLKQLAYKGLQQRYPNDKSIALARVEKELEVIDQLNFCGYFLITWDIIQYSNEMGFMHVGRGSGANSIVSFCLGITDICPLELDLYFERFLNLNRKTPPDFDIDWGWENRDAILRYIFNKYGKDYVAFCGTNVEFKYKSIFREVGKAFGLPKEELDVLATKSINEHDDNSVFRSVHKYGKLLEKFPNQRSMHACGILISEEPITNFTALEMPPKGFPIVQFDMHIAEDIGFEKFDILSQRGLGTINDTVKLIEEKRGLKVDIRNTAISKDEVSCNKFLSKGKTIGCFYIESPAMRGLLRRLKCDNYKVLVAASSIIRPGVAQSGMMKEYIFRHNNPDKFEYFHEVFEKELGETYGIMVYQEDVIKIALHFGGLSAPDGDILRRAMSGKGRSLSALQKVKDHFFESCKEIGHPEQLSKEVYRQIESFAGYSFCKAHSASYAVESYQSLYLKVYYPLEFMVSVINNQGGFYRTEVYIHEARMSGAKIMNPCVNKSEYKTTLYNDEVYLGLMHLEKLEIRLGQFIPEERKKNGDFQSLEDFVKRVPVGVETIQILIFIGAFRFTGKRKHELLIEARFLLSENKFDFRYLTLLEEPPKNYKLPKVDIHKFEDAFDEIEILGFSVSYSPFDILQTKYRGSVMAKDLTKYHKQEVKMLAYLISRKHVPTKRGTMFFGTWIDAEGEYFDTAHFSDCLEKYPFQGGGCYLLFGTVEVDFHFPTITITKMAKMPFIPDPRYSLDKEMAQKNQTNMREDVSMTFRKPYPQEQEIGLPRHKMI; encoded by the coding sequence TCGAATTTTAACAAACTATAATTGCGATGGAATTGAAATCCCTAAAACTAATCCTAAGTTGATAGATACTTATGTTATTTATCCCCTTGGCAATCTTCCTGAAGTGTTGTTTGAGAACGAGTTTATAGGCGTAAAGCCAGAAGAATTAAATCTTTTAATTAAGCCTGAGTTAAAGAAATTAATAGGCAAAATGGTTGTTTTACAATCAGTAACCTTTCAAACCAAAAGAGAATACAATTTGCACAAGATATTACGGGCTGTTGATAATAACACTTTACTGACAAAACTTTCAGTAAATGACTGTTGTGGAGAGAATGAAAAATTTATTAGTATTTCAGACCTCTCAAAAAAGTATAAACATTATCCAGAAATAATAGAAAATACAAAACGAATTCTGAATGATTGTGAAGTTGAATTTGACTTCTCAACTCCTAAAAATAAGAAATACTATACAGATAGTAAGGAGAATGATTTTAAGCTACTCAAGCAACTTGCCTACAAGGGACTACAACAGAGATATCCTAATGATAAAAGTATTGCATTGGCAAGAGTAGAAAAAGAGCTTGAAGTTATAGACCAGCTAAACTTTTGTGGATATTTTCTTATCACTTGGGACATTATTCAATACAGTAATGAGATGGGATTTATGCATGTTGGAAGAGGAAGTGGGGCAAACAGCATTGTAAGTTTCTGTTTAGGGATTACTGATATCTGTCCATTAGAATTGGATTTGTACTTTGAAAGATTTCTTAATCTAAATAGAAAAACACCACCAGATTTTGATATCGATTGGGGGTGGGAAAACCGAGACGCTATATTAAGATACATCTTCAATAAGTATGGAAAAGACTATGTAGCATTTTGTGGAACTAATGTTGAGTTTAAGTACAAGTCTATTTTTAGGGAGGTTGGAAAAGCTTTTGGATTGCCAAAAGAAGAACTTGATGTTTTGGCAACGAAGTCAATAAATGAACATGATGATAACTCAGTGTTCCGTTCTGTTCATAAATATGGAAAGCTTTTAGAAAAATTTCCTAATCAAAGAAGTATGCATGCTTGTGGAATCTTAATTTCTGAAGAGCCAATCACAAACTTTACAGCATTAGAAATGCCACCAAAAGGATTTCCTATTGTTCAATTTGATATGCATATTGCAGAGGACATAGGCTTTGAAAAGTTTGACATTTTATCTCAGAGAGGATTGGGAACAATCAATGATACAGTTAAGTTAATCGAAGAAAAAAGAGGTTTAAAGGTTGATATTAGAAATACTGCAATTTCTAAGGATGAGGTAAGTTGTAATAAATTTTTGAGTAAAGGAAAAACCATTGGGTGCTTTTACATAGAAAGTCCTGCTATGAGAGGTTTGTTAAGAAGGCTTAAATGTGATAACTACAAAGTTCTGGTTGCAGCATCGTCTATTATAAGACCTGGAGTTGCTCAAAGTGGAATGATGAAGGAGTACATTTTCAGGCATAACAATCCAGATAAATTTGAATATTTTCATGAAGTTTTTGAAAAGGAATTAGGAGAAACCTATGGCATTATGGTTTATCAGGAGGATGTGATAAAGATTGCTTTGCATTTTGGAGGCTTATCAGCTCCTGATGGTGATATCTTGAGAAGAGCTATGAGTGGTAAAGGAAGGTCACTTTCAGCACTACAGAAAGTAAAAGACCACTTTTTCGAATCATGTAAAGAAATAGGACACCCAGAACAATTGTCAAAAGAAGTTTATAGGCAGATTGAATCCTTTGCGGGCTATTCATTTTGTAAAGCTCATTCGGCTTCCTATGCAGTAGAAAGTTATCAAAGTTTGTATTTAAAGGTTTATTACCCTCTTGAGTTTATGGTGTCTGTAATAAACAATCAAGGAGGTTTTTATAGAACAGAGGTTTACATCCATGAAGCAAGAATGTCTGGTGCTAAAATTATGAATCCCTGTGTTAACAAAAGCGAATACAAAACTACTTTGTACAATGATGAGGTGTATCTTGGACTCATGCATTTAGAAAAACTGGAAATTAGATTAGGACAGTTTATTCCAGAGGAAAGAAAGAAAAACGGGGATTTTCAATCTCTAGAAGACTTTGTGAAAAGAGTTCCTGTAGGAGTTGAAACAATACAGATATTAATTTTTATTGGAGCATTTAGATTTACAGGTAAGAGAAAGCATGAATTACTTATTGAAGCAAGGTTTTTGCTATCTGAGAATAAATTTGATTTTAGATACTTAACATTACTGGAAGAGCCACCAAAGAATTATAAACTACCAAAGGTTGACATACATAAATTTGAAGATGCATTTGATGAAATAGAAATTTTAGGTTTTTCAGTTTCTTATAGCCCTTTTGATATTTTACAAACAAAATACAGAGGTAGTGTAATGGCTAAAGACTTAACAAAGTACCATAAACAAGAAGTGAAAATGTTAGCTTATCTGATTTCAAGAAAGCATGTGCCAACCAAGAGAGGAACCATGTTTTTTGGTACTTGGATTGATGCAGAAGGAGAGTACTTTGATACGGCTCACTTTTCTGATTGTCTAGAAAAGTATCCATTTCAAGGTGGGGGGTGTTATTTGCTCTTTGGAACTGTTGAAGTTGACTTTCATTTTCCAACAATTACAATTACCAAAATGGCAAAGATGCCATTTATTCCAGACCCACGATACTCTCTTGATAAAGAGATGGCTCAAAAAAACCAGACAAACATGAGGGAGGATGTTAGTATGACTTTTAGAAAACCATACCCACAAGAGCAAGAAATTGGATTACCTAGACATAAAATGATTTAG
- a CDS encoding ATP-dependent nuclease encodes MYLSNIKLWNFRKFGTDEEFEIAKPNLNLNLTEGVNVIIGENDSGKTSIIDAIKLVLRTHSYEYIRVDDKDFFNNTNRFRIQLKFEGLSPEEAKNFTEWLGWHKIGEKVEPFLNLVYDVKRNGKKILPVDVKAGVNDDSYLLTAEAKEYLKVTYLKPLRDAENDLIAKRNSRLSQILLGDDGFKGEESDHELLQIFSGLKSNLESYFNEVNEEGQAKVGKQIKDKIDGYVKDFYGNDYETEFEASSNNIKNILEKLTLSLKGEANPGLGTLNRLFMAAELLHLNKSNWTGLRLGLVEELEAHLHPQAQMQVIETLQKLDKIQLILTTHSPSLASKLKLENLIVCNNANAFPMGTTYTKLGEENYKFLEKFLDTTKANLFFAKGVILVEGWAEEILIPSIANAVGINLTEKGISIVNIGHVGFDHYAKIYLRQTEPNMKVPVAVITDCDVKEYEKKLRLDNNGKPVKNDKGKNQYEFVKIDVQKITQQEIIKINKKSESNVKYFPAPNWTLEYSIFKSTTFGTVFQDVVKEVHKGTEWTIDFEKTLAEKLINKGLKKTEIAYQIAHVIDEDVKAGFQKIKISNTTNDTINYIINAIKYVAGN; translated from the coding sequence GTGTACTTGTCAAACATAAAACTTTGGAATTTTAGAAAATTTGGTACTGACGAAGAATTCGAAATAGCTAAACCGAATTTAAATTTAAATCTAACTGAAGGAGTCAATGTGATTATTGGTGAAAATGATTCAGGTAAAACATCTATTATTGATGCTATAAAACTAGTTTTGAGAACGCATAGTTATGAATACATTAGAGTTGATGATAAAGATTTTTTCAATAATACAAATCGTTTCCGTATACAATTAAAATTTGAAGGATTATCTCCAGAAGAAGCTAAAAACTTTACTGAATGGTTAGGCTGGCATAAGATTGGAGAAAAAGTAGAACCTTTTCTTAACCTTGTTTATGATGTAAAGAGAAACGGTAAAAAGATATTACCTGTAGATGTAAAAGCAGGAGTAAATGATGATAGCTATTTACTTACAGCAGAAGCAAAAGAATATTTGAAAGTTACATACTTAAAACCTTTGCGAGATGCAGAAAATGATTTGATTGCAAAGCGTAACTCACGATTGTCACAAATTCTTTTAGGTGATGATGGATTTAAAGGAGAGGAAAGTGACCATGAATTATTACAAATTTTTTCAGGCTTAAAAAGTAATTTGGAAAGTTACTTTAATGAAGTAAATGAAGAAGGTCAAGCTAAAGTTGGCAAACAAATAAAAGATAAAATTGATGGCTATGTTAAGGATTTTTATGGAAATGATTATGAAACTGAATTTGAAGCGTCTTCTAACAATATAAAAAATATACTCGAAAAACTCACATTGTCTTTAAAAGGTGAAGCAAACCCAGGTTTAGGAACTCTAAATCGCTTGTTTATGGCTGCTGAGTTACTTCACTTAAACAAATCAAACTGGACTGGATTACGCCTTGGGTTAGTGGAAGAATTGGAAGCACATTTACACCCACAAGCACAAATGCAAGTTATTGAAACCCTTCAAAAACTTGACAAAATTCAACTCATTCTTACAACTCATAGCCCAAGTTTAGCTTCGAAACTTAAACTTGAAAATTTAATTGTTTGTAACAATGCAAATGCTTTTCCTATGGGGACTACATATACTAAATTGGGTGAAGAAAATTACAAGTTTTTAGAAAAATTTTTAGACACAACAAAAGCAAATTTATTTTTTGCTAAAGGTGTGATTTTAGTTGAAGGTTGGGCAGAAGAAATTTTAATTCCAAGCATTGCCAATGCGGTTGGAATCAATTTGACTGAGAAGGGGATTTCTATTGTAAATATTGGGCATGTTGGTTTTGACCATTACGCTAAAATTTACTTACGACAAACCGAACCAAATATGAAAGTTCCTGTCGCAGTAATTACAGATTGTGACGTTAAAGAATATGAAAAAAAACTTAGGCTAGATAATAACGGAAAGCCGGTCAAAAATGATAAAGGTAAAAATCAATATGAATTTGTAAAAATAGATGTTCAGAAAATAACACAACAAGAGATAATAAAAATAAATAAAAAATCAGAAAGTAATGTAAAATACTTTCCTGCACCAAATTGGACTTTAGAATATTCAATATTTAAATCAACTACTTTTGGTACTGTGTTTCAGGACGTAGTCAAAGAAGTTCACAAAGGTACAGAGTGGACTATTGATTTTGAAAAAACACTTGCAGAAAAATTGATAAACAAAGGATTGAAGAAAACCGAAATTGCTTATCAGATTGCACATGTTATCGATGAAGATGTGAAAGCTGGATTTCAGAAAATTAAAATTTCAAACACTACAAATGATACGATTAATTATATTATAAATGCAATCAAGTATGTCGCAGGTAATTAA
- a CDS encoding UvrD-helicase domain-containing protein, protein MSQVINVTEDEIHYAEQLLLPKGKVFEREHKDFIRDFTVLDLQAVPGSGKTTALLAKLIILERKLPFTDGSGVLVLSHTNAAIDEIKEKIQKHCPKLFSYPNFIGTIQSFVDEFLAIPIYNLKFKKKLDWIDSERYQDELVKLFNIIAWNKDYEEPTKWFYQRHINKATSEANGNDSLKKELCKKYIEKEIRDLHYDFITNEIKNSNNDVLLKDVTNKKFIGLKTIILEVLKRGIMSYDYAYHFAEFYIHKIPVIKEILQKRFSFVFVDEMQDMDTHQYNLLEKIFYDGGSSVSKIQRIGDKNQSIYNSVKVTNIWYDRAKVLRLNGSQRLSKPIANVLKKFALHTDQTFDIVGRNECDIKPHILVFENNKIENVISCFAQLVKKYKLSDSKKPIKVVCWNTDWKDDETSRNDATKIRLEDYYKDFKKQKKKLNQDFDNLFSYLVYYEKKNTLEPLRKNLLNALVKILRIENINAHDEKPYTKKKLIDFIRDSNIEKYDELNLNLFNWSIGILQGETNEVLLKMKEYLPTMLTIFDRTISKSSEFINKKVEISEDIISDLNKANYYVKDGFEIEITSVHAVKGQTHCATLYLESYYHKDGKGTNSKSYESQRLAQQFLGMKVQANVGNRSKQSAKMVFVGFSRPTDLLCVAIHKDRFDNQLKKIDRSIWNIITV, encoded by the coding sequence ATGTCGCAGGTAATTAACGTTACAGAAGATGAAATTCACTATGCTGAACAATTACTCCTACCTAAGGGTAAAGTATTTGAACGTGAACATAAAGATTTTATTCGTGATTTTACAGTTTTAGATTTACAAGCTGTACCTGGTAGTGGTAAAACGACAGCTTTACTTGCTAAATTAATTATCCTTGAACGTAAACTTCCATTTACTGATGGCTCTGGAGTTTTGGTTTTATCACATACTAATGCGGCTATTGATGAGATAAAAGAAAAAATACAAAAACACTGTCCTAAACTCTTTTCTTATCCTAATTTCATTGGTACAATACAAAGTTTTGTAGATGAGTTTTTAGCTATACCAATCTATAATCTTAAGTTCAAAAAGAAATTAGATTGGATTGATTCAGAAAGATATCAAGACGAGTTGGTAAAGCTCTTTAATATTATTGCCTGGAATAAAGATTATGAAGAACCTACCAAATGGTTTTATCAAAGACATATAAATAAAGCCACTTCAGAAGCCAATGGTAACGATTCTCTTAAAAAAGAACTATGTAAAAAGTATATAGAAAAGGAAATTCGCGACTTACATTATGATTTTATCACTAACGAGATAAAAAATAGTAATAATGATGTTCTCTTGAAAGATGTAACAAACAAAAAATTTATTGGGTTGAAAACAATAATTTTAGAAGTATTGAAAAGGGGAATAATGTCATACGATTATGCCTATCATTTTGCGGAGTTCTACATTCATAAAATTCCCGTAATTAAAGAAATCTTGCAAAAACGCTTCTCGTTTGTTTTCGTTGATGAAATGCAAGACATGGACACACATCAGTATAATCTCTTAGAGAAAATTTTTTATGATGGCGGAAGTAGTGTCTCAAAAATTCAAAGAATTGGTGATAAGAACCAATCAATCTATAACTCAGTCAAAGTGACAAATATTTGGTATGATAGAGCAAAAGTACTTAGACTTAACGGAAGCCAACGACTAAGTAAACCGATTGCTAACGTTTTGAAAAAATTTGCCTTGCATACCGACCAAACCTTCGACATTGTTGGAAGAAATGAATGTGATATAAAACCTCATATTTTAGTTTTTGAAAATAATAAAATCGAAAATGTTATTTCTTGTTTTGCTCAACTTGTAAAAAAGTATAAGTTATCTGATTCAAAGAAACCCATCAAAGTTGTTTGTTGGAATACTGATTGGAAAGACGACGAAACAAGTCGAAATGATGCGACAAAAATTCGGTTGGAAGATTACTATAAAGATTTTAAAAAACAAAAAAAGAAATTAAACCAAGATTTTGATAACTTGTTCAGTTATTTAGTTTACTATGAAAAAAAGAACACATTAGAACCATTACGTAAAAATCTTTTAAACGCTTTAGTTAAAATCTTACGTATAGAAAATATCAACGCTCATGATGAAAAACCTTATACTAAGAAAAAGTTGATTGACTTTATTCGTGACAGTAATATTGAAAAGTATGATGAATTGAATTTGAACCTTTTTAATTGGTCGATAGGAATACTACAAGGGGAAACAAATGAAGTTTTATTGAAAATGAAAGAATATTTGCCAACTATGCTTACTATTTTTGATAGGACTATTTCTAAAAGTTCAGAATTTATTAATAAGAAAGTTGAGATTTCTGAAGATATAATTAGTGATTTAAATAAAGCTAACTATTATGTAAAGGATGGATTTGAAATTGAAATAACAAGTGTTCACGCAGTAAAAGGGCAAACACATTGTGCTACTTTGTATCTTGAATCTTATTATCATAAAGATGGAAAAGGAACAAATTCTAAATCTTATGAGTCACAAAGATTGGCACAACAGTTTCTAGGAATGAAAGTACAAGCAAATGTTGGAAACAGAAGCAAGCAATCTGCAAAGATGGTATTTGTTGGTTTCTCAAGACCAACCGACCTGCTTTGTGTAGCAATACATAAAGATAGATTTGACAATCAACTGAAAAAAATTGATAGAAGTATATGGAATATAATTACTGTATAA
- a CDS encoding UvrD-helicase domain-containing protein, translating to MISYLVAGTLTLGAVGWITNTIRERKERKIKEGNEKLEKERLINLFKSILPSVYSVNRSFRTLTSNTNGYFSNYKLAQWREKYSEILKNTIFQQSFKNIGLTSSEEKEIVFFKNLISNDENSRENFNNEFLKYELKQTQSLLSNIDGGKSLDEQQREAIIRDEDNSLVIAGAGCGKTTTIMGKVNYLNRSLNVSPEKILLISFTNQSAKDLANKVNITGIDAKTFHKLGLDIIKDVEQAKPSLYNADELPYFIKDTFKKLLSDERYLRVLTRYFTDFIKISKSDFEFKNQAEHIQHLKDQNFRPYKKVEVKVNNKLTVLREIVKSQEECKIANFLLFNGIDYRYEEPYEVVTKTLDHRQYEPDFSLYQGNRRIYLEHYALDKSGNVPPFFANENTSLEKAKMNYHTGIRWKRETHTENETVCIETFSYQFKDGTVEKSLTSLLKSKGFNIKPLSEEEKWNLIQETASDEVTSLIALFTTFLNLYKSANITYEELKNKIKAKSGFDKERCEYFIELFYPLYKAYEEMLKRKQQIDFSDMINQAVNYLERNKYVHQYKYLIIDEFQDISVGRYKLIDAFKKQSENVKLFAVGDDWQSIYRFTGSDISLFNSFEKYFGFTNTSKIETTYRFGLPMIDISGNFVMKNPAQIKKSLRNKLETQSDMEIFYTFSDDNDDTGALEKAINKIIESKILSGDAEPTDDEIKDILSHKYYLIGRYNHDLNRVKVEQTKFKIIKENTIEYKYSERLKVKLEFFTAHRSKGLEAEYTFVLNCNSGRLGFPSEMYDDPVLLLLLGGSETYPNSEERRLFYVALTRAKVKTSLIANKRFASKFIIELDESQNNKVNGNLKCPNCRSGDLEVKTGFGIKDKKKWAFYGCSNFAIYDCKYKRWLTDAQIKILDN from the coding sequence ATGATTTCATATTTAGTTGCAGGAACATTAACTCTTGGGGCAGTAGGTTGGATAACCAATACTATTAGAGAGCGGAAAGAACGAAAAATAAAAGAAGGAAACGAAAAATTAGAGAAGGAAAGGTTAATTAATCTTTTCAAATCCATTCTTCCTAGTGTCTATTCAGTAAATCGGAGTTTTCGAACTTTGACGAGCAATACGAATGGATATTTCTCAAACTATAAACTTGCTCAATGGAGAGAAAAGTATAGTGAAATACTGAAAAATACTATTTTTCAACAATCATTTAAAAACATAGGTTTAACATCTTCAGAAGAAAAGGAGATTGTTTTTTTTAAAAATCTTATCAGTAATGATGAAAACTCTCGTGAAAATTTTAATAATGAATTTTTAAAGTATGAATTAAAGCAAACCCAATCTCTATTGAGTAACATTGATGGTGGCAAATCTTTAGATGAACAACAAAGAGAAGCCATTATACGTGATGAAGATAATAGTTTAGTTATAGCAGGAGCTGGTTGTGGAAAGACTACAACAATTATGGGTAAAGTAAACTACCTTAATAGAAGTCTTAATGTTTCGCCTGAGAAGATTCTTTTAATTTCATTCACAAATCAAAGTGCAAAAGACTTAGCCAACAAAGTAAACATTACTGGAATTGACGCTAAGACATTCCATAAATTAGGATTAGACATTATAAAAGATGTTGAACAAGCAAAGCCATCATTATACAATGCAGATGAGTTACCCTATTTTATAAAAGATACATTTAAAAAGTTACTATCTGATGAAAGATACCTTAGGGTTTTGACAAGGTACTTCACAGATTTTATAAAGATTAGTAAAAGTGATTTTGAATTTAAGAATCAGGCAGAACATATACAGCATCTTAAAGACCAAAATTTTAGACCCTATAAAAAAGTTGAAGTTAAAGTAAATAACAAATTAACAGTTCTAAGGGAAATTGTAAAAAGTCAAGAAGAGTGCAAAATAGCCAATTTTTTATTATTTAACGGCATCGATTATAGATATGAGGAGCCTTATGAGGTAGTTACAAAAACTTTAGACCACAGACAGTACGAACCAGATTTTAGTTTATACCAAGGAAATAGAAGGATTTATTTAGAACACTATGCATTAGATAAGAGTGGAAATGTTCCCCCTTTTTTTGCTAACGAAAATACTAGTTTAGAGAAAGCAAAGATGAATTACCATACTGGAATTCGTTGGAAAAGGGAAACACATACAGAAAATGAGACTGTTTGTATTGAAACCTTTAGCTACCAGTTTAAAGATGGAACCGTTGAGAAAAGTCTTACTAGCTTACTTAAATCTAAAGGTTTTAACATTAAACCTTTATCTGAAGAAGAAAAGTGGAATTTAATTCAAGAGACTGCATCTGATGAGGTAACATCTCTGATTGCTTTATTTACGACTTTCCTAAATCTTTATAAATCGGCAAACATCACCTACGAAGAGCTAAAGAATAAAATTAAAGCTAAATCAGGCTTTGATAAAGAAAGATGTGAATACTTTATTGAACTATTTTATCCACTCTACAAAGCTTATGAAGAAATGTTGAAAAGAAAACAGCAGATTGATTTTAGTGATATGATAAATCAAGCTGTAAACTATCTTGAAAGAAACAAATATGTACATCAATACAAGTATCTCATTATCGACGAGTTTCAAGACATCAGTGTAGGAAGATACAAGCTCATTGATGCTTTTAAAAAACAAAGTGAGAATGTTAAATTATTTGCTGTCGGTGACGATTGGCAGTCAATATATCGCTTTACTGGTAGCGACATAAGTTTGTTCAATAGTTTCGAAAAATACTTTGGATTCACCAATACATCAAAGATAGAGACTACTTATCGGTTTGGTTTACCAATGATAGACATTTCTGGGAATTTTGTTATGAAAAATCCCGCACAAATTAAAAAAAGTCTTAGAAACAAGTTGGAAACTCAATCTGACATGGAAATTTTTTACACTTTTTCTGATGATAATGATGATACAGGGGCCTTAGAAAAAGCTATCAATAAAATAATCGAGTCTAAGATATTAAGTGGTGATGCCGAACCAACTGATGATGAAATAAAAGATATCCTATCGCATAAATACTATTTAATTGGCAGATACAACCACGACCTTAACAGAGTAAAAGTAGAGCAGACTAAGTTCAAAATTATAAAAGAAAACACTATAGAATATAAGTATAGTGAAAGATTAAAAGTTAAATTGGAATTCTTTACTGCACATAGGTCAAAGGGATTAGAGGCTGAATATACATTTGTATTAAATTGTAATTCTGGAAGACTTGGATTTCCATCTGAAATGTATGATGACCCCGTTCTCTTGCTACTATTGGGTGGTTCTGAAACATATCCCAACAGTGAAGAAAGGAGGCTTTTCTATGTCGCATTAACTAGGGCAAAAGTGAAAACTTCTCTAATTGCCAATAAGAGGTTTGCTTCAAAATTTATTATTGAGCTGGATGAAAGCCAGAATAACAAAGTAAATGGCAACCTAAAGTGTCCAAATTGTCGTTCAGGTGACTTAGAAGTGAAAACAGGATTTGGAATTAAAGATAAAAAAAAGTGGGCTTTTTATGGCTGTTCAAACTTTGCAATCTATGATTGTAAGTACAAAAGATGGCTTACTGACGCTCAAATAAAAATATTGGATAACTAG
- a CDS encoding YiiX/YebB-like N1pC/P60 family cysteine hydrolase: MKYILPVPELQIGDILMVNRNDTTASRIREKTNSNYSHVLIYRGDNCFLESDGLGVTSVNPCRLLFEKFEDACVLRLKDISELSKLAQSIGNAANKIGTSYASPKEVLRGINCEDEEVVANQPNRQFCTRFVAQIYKVAGLPIVKNADYCSPKDFEDSSMLFNLNISLLEASQKQIDFANEKNPPIQLSNDATYNFFEGVRAIVSEDIQTFPQAEEFLLSNPQFDEQITTILETTDYLWVGDFERELNSHLYDFDSFIQYYGFEDALNYAISDLQNEINRTFNFRNSIDKYKKLYDETSLKYFDVHYKCYQRQLQFSQERFTVFSQVIMSRHDYGY, translated from the coding sequence ATGAAGTATATATTACCTGTTCCTGAACTACAAATTGGAGATATTTTGATGGTGAATAGAAATGATACAACAGCATCTAGGATACGAGAAAAAACCAACAGTAATTATTCACACGTTTTGATTTATCGAGGTGATAATTGTTTTTTAGAGTCTGATGGCTTAGGGGTTACTTCTGTTAATCCGTGTAGGTTGCTATTTGAAAAATTTGAAGATGCTTGTGTTTTAAGATTGAAAGATATTTCAGAGCTTAGTAAACTAGCACAAAGTATAGGAAATGCTGCAAATAAAATTGGAACTAGTTATGCTAGCCCAAAAGAAGTATTACGAGGTATAAATTGCGAGGATGAGGAAGTGGTTGCAAATCAACCAAATAGGCAGTTTTGTACACGATTTGTTGCGCAAATTTACAAAGTAGCAGGACTGCCAATTGTGAAAAATGCAGATTACTGTTCACCAAAGGATTTTGAAGATAGCAGTATGCTATTTAATCTAAATATTTCTTTATTAGAAGCTTCTCAGAAACAGATTGATTTTGCTAATGAAAAGAATCCTCCAATTCAGCTTTCAAATGATGCTACTTATAACTTTTTTGAAGGTGTTAGAGCTATTGTGAGTGAAGATATCCAAACATTTCCTCAAGCTGAAGAGTTTTTGCTGTCTAACCCTCAGTTTGATGAGCAAATCACTACAATTCTTGAAACGACAGATTACTTATGGGTAGGTGATTTTGAGAGGGAATTGAATTCACATTTATATGATTTTGATTCATTTATACAGTATTATGGGTTTGAGGATGCCTTAAATTATGCAATATCAGATTTACAAAATGAAATTAATAGAACTTTTAATTTTAGAAATTCTATTGATAAGTATAAGAAATTGTATGATGAAACTTCGTTAAAGTATTTTGATGTTCATTATAAATGTTATCAAAGGCAATTACAGTTCTCACAAGAAAGGTTTACAGTATTTAGCCAAGTTATAATGAGTAGGCATGATTATGGTTACTAA